In a single window of the Nicotiana tomentosiformis chromosome 8, ASM39032v3, whole genome shotgun sequence genome:
- the LOC104097661 gene encoding uncharacterized protein translates to MIPVAIMAELLEKYTVLLARVLEHMFQQAPLPFPRRVRFLILRSLPFASSSTSNPHLYLTTLSFI, encoded by the coding sequence ATGATACCGGTGGCAATCATGGCGGAGTTGTTGGAGAAATACACGGTGCTGTTAGCGAGGGTGCTGGAGCATATGTTCCAGCAAGCTCCTTTGCCCTTTCCTAGGCGGGTCCGCTTCCTCATTCTTCGAAGTCTTCCTTTTGCCTCCTCTTCCACTTCCAATCCTCACCTATATCTTACCACTCTGTCATTCATTTAG